One window from the genome of Erwinia sorbitola encodes:
- a CDS encoding sugar ABC transporter ATP-binding protein, with product MTAINRLEMRQISIAFGGFAALKSVDLTLEGHSIHALTGANGAGKSTLMAVLSGAYDHYSGEILLDGQPVTIRSPRDAKQLGIHLVQQEVDVALVAGLSVAENIMLDRLAEGGQLYRWGEMRRQARALLAQLDVQIDVKRQVEQCTLAEKQQILLARALSHHCRFLVLDEPTAPLDQHESERLFAVVRRLQSSGIGVVFISHRIHELKAICDRLTVLRDGELIESGPMQGLSGEQIVEKMLGHQLDDIYPPQRPPFSNETLLHIAGLHDEHLLKDITLTLNKGEILGIAGLAGAGKTELCKALFGASKSRVQHGELHGKPWKPSSPHAAVDNRMALIPEERRKEGIFIEESVVMNLSVTADNSFSRWSLFGHRQAWRWAEEVIAKLGIRTTGPRQTLRRLSGGNQQKVAIGKWLRNDADVLIFDEPTKGVDIKAKTDLFELIDGLARQGKGVIYASGEFSELVGLCDRICVLWDGRIVAEMAANDVDEETLLLYSTGGTPA from the coding sequence ATGACCGCGATAAATCGCCTTGAAATGCGCCAGATCTCCATCGCTTTTGGCGGTTTTGCGGCGCTTAAATCCGTCGACCTTACTCTGGAAGGGCACTCTATCCATGCGCTGACCGGGGCCAACGGTGCCGGAAAATCAACGCTGATGGCGGTGCTCTCGGGCGCATACGATCACTACAGCGGTGAGATCTTGCTGGATGGTCAGCCTGTGACCATTCGCTCCCCGCGCGATGCAAAACAATTGGGTATTCATCTGGTACAGCAGGAAGTGGATGTGGCGCTGGTGGCGGGACTGAGCGTGGCAGAGAATATTATGCTGGATCGCCTGGCTGAAGGTGGTCAGCTTTATCGCTGGGGCGAGATGCGCCGTCAGGCACGGGCGCTGCTGGCGCAGTTAGATGTACAGATTGATGTGAAGCGCCAGGTGGAGCAGTGCACGCTGGCAGAAAAACAGCAGATACTGCTGGCGCGTGCGCTGTCGCACCACTGCCGTTTTCTGGTGCTTGATGAACCCACCGCTCCGCTTGATCAGCATGAAAGTGAACGTCTGTTTGCCGTAGTACGCCGTTTGCAAAGTAGCGGAATCGGCGTGGTGTTTATCTCGCATCGTATTCATGAGCTGAAGGCTATCTGCGATCGTCTGACGGTGCTGCGCGACGGTGAGCTGATTGAAAGTGGCCCGATGCAGGGATTAAGCGGTGAGCAGATTGTTGAGAAGATGCTCGGTCATCAGCTTGACGATATCTACCCGCCGCAGCGCCCGCCGTTCAGTAACGAGACGCTGCTGCATATTGCCGGGCTGCATGACGAGCATCTGTTAAAAGATATCACCCTGACGCTAAATAAAGGCGAGATCCTGGGCATTGCGGGGCTGGCAGGCGCGGGGAAAACCGAGCTGTGTAAAGCGCTGTTCGGTGCCAGTAAAAGCCGGGTGCAGCATGGTGAACTTCACGGAAAACCGTGGAAACCTTCATCTCCTCACGCCGCCGTCGACAATCGGATGGCGCTGATCCCGGAAGAACGCCGCAAAGAGGGCATCTTTATTGAGGAGTCTGTGGTGATGAATCTCAGCGTAACGGCAGATAACAGCTTCTCCCGCTGGAGCTTATTTGGCCATCGTCAGGCGTGGCGCTGGGCGGAAGAGGTGATTGCAAAGCTGGGGATTAGAACCACCGGGCCGCGACAGACACTGCGTCGTTTATCCGGAGGCAATCAGCAGAAGGTAGCAATTGGCAAATGGCTGCGTAATGACGCCGATGTACTGATTTTTGATGAACCGACCAAAGGCGTGGATATCAAGGCTAAAACAGACCTGTTCGAACTTATCGACGGGCTGGCTCGCCAGGGAAAAGGGGTGATTTATGCCTCTGGCGAATTTTCTGAGCTGGTCGGCCTGTGCGACCGCATCTGCGTACTGTGGGACGGGCGCATTGTTGCCGAAATGGCTGCTAATGACGTTGATGAAGAGACACTTTTACTTTATTCCACCGGAGGAACGCCTGCGTGA
- a CDS encoding ABC transporter permease, which translates to MSSKEISLKAAPSVRHQLFDFLYKWGMLLTVVALIAGFGLASDSFLEPTNIINILRSIAIVTVIAIGVSISLTIGGFDLSVGSTASLANSLVISMFVWYGLGPTQAIALTLLLCTLVGLFNAFMIVVLKIPDMLATLASLFVVQGVAMTYSFGGSITENMVLPSGDMAEGTIPAVFSLLGQVPIIVIVMLAVTVVAQLLLSLTKHGRRMYAIGGNPEAARLSGIRTTRYRVLAYVISSLLAGMGGILLASRIGSSQVNAGGGYLMDAVAAAWIGLSLAGAGKPNALGTLLGAVILGVLQNGLVMLSVPYYAMDIIKGLVLAVALAITYVQRRQA; encoded by the coding sequence GTGAGCAGCAAAGAAATTTCCCTGAAGGCGGCACCGTCCGTCCGACACCAGCTGTTTGATTTTCTCTATAAATGGGGGATGTTGCTGACGGTAGTGGCGCTGATCGCTGGCTTTGGCCTGGCATCGGACAGCTTCCTTGAGCCGACCAATATCATCAATATCTTACGTTCGATTGCCATCGTCACGGTGATCGCGATTGGCGTATCGATCTCGCTGACTATCGGTGGTTTTGACCTGTCGGTCGGATCGACCGCGTCGCTGGCTAACTCGCTGGTGATCTCGATGTTTGTCTGGTACGGCCTCGGCCCGACGCAGGCTATCGCCCTGACGCTGCTGCTGTGTACTCTGGTCGGTCTGTTTAACGCCTTTATGATTGTCGTGCTGAAAATACCGGACATGCTGGCAACGCTTGCCAGTCTGTTTGTGGTGCAGGGTGTGGCGATGACTTACAGCTTTGGCGGTTCAATTACCGAGAATATGGTGCTGCCAAGCGGTGATATGGCGGAAGGCACTATTCCTGCGGTGTTTTCACTGCTGGGCCAGGTGCCGATTATCGTGATTGTGATGCTGGCGGTGACGGTGGTGGCGCAGCTGCTGCTGTCGCTGACTAAGCATGGTCGCCGCATGTATGCCATTGGCGGTAACCCTGAGGCGGCACGCTTGTCCGGGATCCGCACCACGCGCTACCGCGTGCTGGCCTATGTGATCTCGTCGTTACTGGCAGGCATGGGCGGTATTCTGCTGGCTTCGCGTATTGGTTCCTCACAGGTTAATGCGGGCGGCGGCTATCTGATGGATGCGGTGGCAGCGGCCTGGATTGGGCTGTCGCTGGCGGGTGCAGGAAAACCTAATGCACTGGGTACGCTGCTGGGCGCAGTGATCCTCGGTGTCTTACAAAATGGCCTGGTAATGCTCTCCGTACCGTATTACGCGATGGACATTATTAAAGGCCTGGTGCTGGCCGTTGCACTGGCCATTACATACGTACAGCGCCGTCAGGCGTAA
- a CDS encoding aspartate aminotransferase family protein, which translates to MATRSTIMDTNSFRAEHADGLDADVRKLTDKRSKVLGESYRLFYRKPVHLVRGKGQYLWDAAGEKYLDVYNNVASIGHCHPAVIEAVYQQMNQLNTHTRYLHEAILDYSEQLLATAPAEIDRAMYMCTGSEANDLAIRVARAYSGGTGIIVTQESYHGTSDLTSGVSPALGSGQPLAATTRLVLPPDRYRVDAPDLGAWFANEIQKQIDDMAAHGIKFAGFLADSIFSSDGVLPGPKGFLKQAIDVVHKNGGIFIADEVQPGFARTGEAFWGFARHDVVPDVITTGKPMGNGIPVSGLLAKSDVLAAFSDEIPYFNTFGGNPVAMAAAQAVLKVIKEEGLQEHSRVVGAKLLSELSSLKDKYECVGDVRGAGLFIGFELVKDKASKTPDKQLALDVTEMLRENHVLTSVAGPYGNVLKLRPPLAFQESDIDWLVGALDKSLAALGR; encoded by the coding sequence ATGGCCACACGTTCAACCATCATGGATACCAACAGTTTCCGCGCCGAACATGCCGACGGCCTGGACGCTGATGTGCGTAAGCTGACCGATAAACGCAGTAAGGTGTTGGGTGAGTCTTACCGCCTGTTCTACCGTAAGCCGGTACATCTGGTACGCGGTAAAGGCCAGTATCTGTGGGATGCCGCCGGGGAGAAATACCTCGATGTGTATAACAACGTGGCCAGCATCGGGCATTGCCATCCGGCGGTGATTGAGGCGGTTTATCAGCAGATGAATCAGCTGAATACCCACACCCGTTATCTGCACGAAGCCATTCTCGACTACTCCGAACAGCTGTTAGCTACCGCCCCGGCGGAGATCGACCGCGCGATGTATATGTGCACCGGCTCAGAAGCCAATGACCTGGCGATCCGCGTGGCGCGTGCTTACAGCGGCGGCACCGGGATTATTGTTACCCAGGAGTCCTACCACGGCACCAGCGACCTGACATCCGGCGTTTCTCCGGCGCTGGGCAGCGGTCAGCCGCTGGCTGCAACTACCCGTCTGGTGCTGCCGCCGGATCGCTACCGCGTTGATGCTCCCGATCTTGGTGCCTGGTTTGCCAATGAAATCCAGAAACAGATCGATGATATGGCGGCACACGGTATTAAATTTGCCGGTTTCCTTGCGGATTCGATCTTCTCCTCCGATGGTGTGCTGCCGGGGCCAAAAGGCTTTCTCAAGCAGGCTATCGACGTGGTGCACAAAAACGGCGGCATCTTTATTGCCGATGAAGTACAGCCAGGATTTGCCCGTACCGGAGAAGCATTCTGGGGCTTTGCCCGCCACGATGTGGTGCCGGATGTGATTACCACCGGTAAGCCGATGGGTAACGGGATCCCGGTGTCTGGCCTGCTGGCGAAAAGCGACGTGCTGGCCGCGTTCAGCGATGAAATCCCCTATTTCAATACCTTCGGCGGCAATCCGGTAGCGATGGCAGCAGCGCAGGCGGTACTGAAAGTGATTAAAGAGGAAGGATTACAGGAACACAGCCGGGTGGTTGGGGCGAAATTGCTTTCAGAGCTCTCCTCGCTGAAAGATAAGTATGAGTGTGTAGGCGATGTGCGCGGCGCAGGTCTGTTTATTGGTTTTGAACTGGTAAAAGATAAAGCCAGTAAAACGCCGGATAAGCAGCTGGCGCTGGATGTCACCGAAATGCTGCGGGAAAATCATGTACTGACTTCAGTGGCTGGCCCATACGGTAATGTGTTGAAGCTGCGTCCGCCGCTGGCATTCCAGGAGAGTGATATTGACTGGCTGGTGGGGGCGCTGGATAAATCACTGGCGGCGCTGGGACGCTGA
- a CDS encoding FidL-like protein: MDGNLSLTTLGNKRLALGFSGKLHTDKGSFTLSRTLMMDYIYHAENNILELNYAASHATNVDTAPEDVFFHALLKGRLFILKLSRLSDNTLLISDATTPLYACVNQ; the protein is encoded by the coding sequence ATGGATGGGAATTTGAGCCTGACCACGCTTGGCAATAAACGGCTGGCGCTGGGATTCTCAGGTAAGCTGCACACGGATAAAGGCAGCTTTACTCTGAGCAGGACGCTGATGATGGACTACATCTATCACGCGGAAAATAATATTCTGGAGCTCAATTATGCAGCCAGTCATGCCACGAACGTGGATACTGCTCCTGAGGACGTGTTCTTTCATGCGCTTCTTAAAGGTCGTCTGTTTATCCTGAAGCTGTCCCGCTTGAGCGATAACACGCTGCTCATCTCAGATGCCACCACCCCGCTCTACGCCTGTGTTAACCAGTAA
- the sodA gene encoding superoxide dismutase [Mn], translating into MSYSLPSLPYAYDALEPHFDKQTMEIHHTKHHQAYVNNANAALEGTEFANLPVEELIAKLDQLPADKKGPLRNNAGGHANHSFFWKGLKIGTSLGGDLKAAIEKDFGSVDAFKAEFEKAAATRFGSGWAWLVKKGDKLAVVSTANQDSPLMGEAISGASGTPIIGLDVWEHAYYLKYQNKRPDYIKAFWNVVNWDVAAENFKAAK; encoded by the coding sequence ATGAGTTATTCACTGCCATCCCTGCCTTATGCGTATGACGCACTGGAACCGCATTTTGACAAGCAGACCATGGAGATCCACCACACTAAGCACCATCAGGCTTATGTGAACAACGCGAACGCAGCGCTGGAAGGAACCGAGTTTGCCAACCTGCCGGTTGAAGAGCTGATCGCTAAACTGGATCAGCTTCCGGCTGACAAAAAAGGCCCACTGCGTAACAACGCGGGCGGTCATGCTAACCACAGCTTCTTCTGGAAAGGTCTGAAAATCGGAACCTCTCTGGGCGGCGACCTGAAAGCAGCCATCGAGAAAGATTTCGGCAGCGTTGACGCGTTCAAAGCTGAATTCGAAAAAGCGGCAGCGACCCGTTTCGGTTCTGGCTGGGCGTGGCTGGTCAAGAAAGGCGACAAACTGGCGGTTGTATCAACGGCTAACCAGGACAGCCCTCTGATGGGCGAAGCGATTTCTGGCGCATCCGGCACCCCGATCATCGGCCTGGATGTGTGGGAACACGCCTACTATCTGAAGTATCAGAACAAACGCCCTGACTACATCAAGGCGTTCTGGAACGTGGTTAACTGGGACGTGGCTGCTGAGAATTTCAAAGCAGCTAAATAA
- a CDS encoding FaeA/PapI family transcriptional regulator — MSESIAKNIQRKTSVDKVITALNDFFKEKGAASSDSSSVLASTRDVANRSELSIYNARHILIKLEKEGVITSIRKENSKSLYWNKTESFKM; from the coding sequence ATGAGTGAATCTATTGCTAAAAATATTCAGCGTAAAACATCTGTCGATAAGGTGATTACAGCACTGAATGATTTCTTCAAAGAGAAAGGTGCTGCCAGTTCAGATTCATCATCAGTGCTGGCCAGTACCAGAGATGTGGCTAACCGATCTGAATTAAGCATTTATAATGCACGACATATCTTAATAAAACTGGAGAAAGAGGGTGTTATCACCTCGATCAGGAAAGAAAACAGTAAGAGCCTGTATTGGAATAAGACTGAGTCATTCAAGATGTAA
- a CDS encoding YibL family ribosome-associated protein: protein MKEQVKSEIKDLSDKLDALNHKEPVLLASGDSEKLGELLKEKDKLEAEIERLRGVRAENLSKEAQELQKLPFSRAITKKEQANMGALKKSVRGIVVVHPTTALGREMGLKEMTGFAKTAF, encoded by the coding sequence ATGAAAGAACAAGTAAAGTCAGAAATCAAAGATCTCAGCGACAAGCTGGATGCGCTTAATCATAAAGAGCCGGTTCTGCTGGCCTCCGGTGACAGCGAGAAGCTCGGTGAGCTGCTGAAAGAAAAAGACAAATTAGAGGCAGAAATCGAACGTCTGCGCGGCGTTCGCGCCGAGAATCTGAGCAAAGAAGCTCAGGAGCTGCAAAAGTTGCCATTCAGCCGCGCTATTACCAAAAAAGAGCAGGCGAATATGGGTGCGCTGAAAAAAAGCGTGCGCGGTATCGTGGTGGTTCATCCAACCACGGCGCTTGGCCGCGAAATGGGCTTAAAAGAGATGACCGGTTTCGCCAAAACTGCATTTTAA
- the mtlR gene encoding mannitol operon repressor MtlR, translating to MQALMEQPQAFENRVLERLNAGRSVRSFLIATVELLTEAVNILVVQVFRKDDYAVKYAVEPLLLGDGPLGELSVRLKLIYGLGVINRSEYEDCELLMALREELNHDGSEYRFTDDEILGPFGELHCVSALPPCPDFAHDDAELRAMQQQRYQQVVRSTMVLSLTTLISQISLKQAFKK from the coding sequence ATGCAGGCTCTCATGGAACAACCTCAGGCTTTTGAAAATCGGGTGCTCGAACGCCTGAATGCCGGACGATCGGTAAGAAGCTTTCTTATCGCCACGGTTGAGCTGCTGACAGAAGCAGTAAACATTCTGGTGGTACAGGTATTTCGCAAGGATGACTATGCCGTGAAATATGCGGTGGAGCCACTGTTGCTCGGCGATGGCCCACTGGGTGAACTCTCGGTGCGCCTGAAGCTGATTTATGGTCTCGGCGTGATTAATCGCAGTGAATATGAAGATTGCGAACTGCTGATGGCCCTGCGTGAAGAGCTGAACCACGACGGCAGCGAATATCGTTTTACGGACGACGAAATTCTCGGGCCTTTTGGCGAACTGCACTGCGTCAGCGCCCTGCCGCCCTGCCCCGACTTCGCCCACGACGATGCGGAGCTGCGCGCCATGCAGCAGCAGCGTTATCAGCAGGTAGTGCGCTCCACCATGGTGCTGTCGTTGACTACGCTGATCTCACAAATCAGTCTGAAGCAGGCTTTCAAAAAGTAA
- a CDS encoding FKBP-type peptidyl-prolyl cis-trans isomerase N-terminal domain-containing protein, whose amino-acid sequence MIGKYPAPFALSAAALVVMTCLGAMHSKVYAAELEAPAVLQFATSYQEQQHKTPQAPLAPPVQERLTPPRVTSEAVNTVTPPRRRVQAAPAPAPRVDRTQLKALRRDIADKDREISQKAKTIRSLEEQIAVLQQSPPVAPVVEETSQLSQADKQAMLDMAQNLRQIFSLHPTHNTLVEKLTQAKDQLKEVQLAETALRGQLKALNEGKEHVLSAHEAALNQQIEEYNKKIAELETNLSTSRDDIQKITAERDEIKSKEQKLAADSAQEKEKLTKEKQQLLEQIAQSQEGASGQDEASKQQQLALEKKLSEAEQTKNKLQTEAEQLKTELAARPTAEQLAESELIAKSLMAKVDLLQLSQKAPVDTAATATDKPGTPPAENDKELQAKLDAALVELAEAKKQKADVKASPELPHVTPEQLNKKSAREGYAIGMSLGDEILQMQAENNSWGKDAEKNIVLAGIVDAFQGKPKLSVDALEKTLTEVSHRETQEQKKLISNLDQATKQYLQKFTKMKNTKKSPSGFWYNITYEGDTPIAENATYNVVVKESLTNGEVITDMDARGTMLTQPLSGFPPVFREALKKLKNHGSITIVVPRQSWHIRISVHRRKSRRMPR is encoded by the coding sequence ATGATTGGTAAATACCCTGCTCCTTTTGCTTTGTCTGCCGCCGCGTTGGTGGTTATGACTTGCCTGGGCGCAATGCACAGTAAAGTGTATGCAGCGGAGCTGGAAGCTCCTGCCGTTTTACAATTTGCCACTTCTTATCAGGAGCAACAGCATAAGACTCCGCAGGCACCTCTGGCTCCGCCTGTTCAGGAGAGGCTTACTCCTCCTCGTGTTACTAGTGAAGCAGTCAACACCGTCACGCCACCACGGCGGCGGGTTCAGGCTGCGCCTGCGCCTGCCCCACGCGTTGATCGCACACAGCTAAAAGCGTTGCGGCGAGACATCGCTGATAAAGACCGAGAAATCTCACAAAAGGCTAAGACAATCCGCTCCCTTGAAGAGCAGATCGCCGTTCTACAGCAGTCACCACCTGTGGCACCCGTGGTTGAAGAAACGTCTCAGTTAAGCCAGGCGGATAAACAGGCAATGCTGGATATGGCACAGAACTTACGCCAGATTTTCAGCCTACATCCAACCCACAACACACTTGTCGAGAAATTGACTCAGGCGAAAGACCAGCTTAAAGAGGTTCAGCTAGCTGAAACTGCCCTGCGCGGCCAGCTCAAGGCCCTTAATGAGGGGAAAGAGCACGTTCTCAGCGCGCACGAGGCAGCTTTAAACCAGCAGATCGAAGAGTACAATAAAAAAATCGCTGAGTTGGAAACAAACCTGTCAACCAGTCGTGATGATATTCAGAAAATCACAGCAGAACGGGATGAAATAAAATCCAAAGAGCAAAAATTAGCCGCTGATAGTGCCCAGGAAAAAGAGAAGCTGACTAAAGAGAAACAGCAGCTGCTGGAACAGATTGCCCAAAGCCAGGAGGGTGCCAGTGGTCAGGATGAAGCCAGTAAACAGCAGCAGCTCGCGCTTGAAAAGAAGCTCTCTGAAGCAGAGCAAACAAAAAATAAGCTGCAAACTGAAGCTGAACAGCTAAAAACTGAGCTTGCTGCACGCCCAACCGCTGAACAGCTTGCTGAAAGTGAGCTGATTGCGAAATCACTGATGGCTAAAGTAGATCTGTTGCAACTAAGCCAAAAAGCTCCCGTGGATACCGCTGCCACAGCAACTGATAAACCGGGAACACCGCCAGCAGAAAATGACAAAGAACTTCAGGCGAAGCTTGATGCGGCACTGGTCGAGCTGGCAGAGGCCAAAAAACAGAAAGCAGACGTCAAAGCCAGTCCTGAACTGCCGCACGTTACACCAGAACAGCTGAATAAAAAGAGCGCTCGTGAAGGCTATGCAATTGGGATGTCCCTCGGGGATGAAATTTTGCAAATGCAGGCGGAAAATAATAGCTGGGGCAAAGATGCAGAAAAAAATATTGTACTGGCCGGAATCGTAGATGCATTCCAGGGGAAACCCAAACTCTCAGTGGATGCGTTAGAGAAAACATTAACGGAAGTCAGTCATCGAGAAACACAAGAGCAAAAGAAATTAATCTCAAATCTAGATCAGGCGACAAAGCAGTATCTGCAAAAATTTACCAAAATGAAAAACACGAAAAAGTCTCCTTCCGGATTTTGGTATAATATTACCTATGAAGGTGATACGCCAATAGCAGAAAATGCTACTTACAATGTCGTAGTTAAAGAGAGTCTTACCAACGGTGAAGTGATCACTGATATGGATGCCAGAGGTACAATGTTAACGCAGCCGCTATCTGGTTTCCCTCCGGTGTTCCGTGAAGCATTAAAGAAATTAAAAAATCATGGTTCAATTACTATCGTGGTACCGCGCCAGAGCTGGCATATAAGGATATCGGTTCACCGCCGAAAATCCCGCCGAATGCCACGATAA
- a CDS encoding sugar ABC transporter substrate-binding protein codes for MKKITTSLLALSLLTALPAFAADTAVPAAIANHEGPVRIAVIRNLGSDDNTTQFVAGAIQEGRKLGFKVSTFLSNGDDARFQDFVNQAISQKYDGIILSHGKDPYSTALVKRITDAGIKVSVFDTPVNQPVDGVTVTAQDDASLAQLSLDQLVKDTNGHANIVKLWVAGFPAMERRQVVYEKVLKANPGIHQLESIGAVSSDVQGDTANKIGAILAKYPKGKIDAIWGSWDAFAQGAYKALQENGRTEIKLYSIDVSNQDLQLMHQKNSPWKQTVAVDSKLIGATNMRLVANKIGGETTPATYQFTASAISQQQLAAQTGAVNVANLNKIIPGWGTSNDFVAPWFATLEAKYAKQ; via the coding sequence ATGAAAAAAATCACGACATCGCTGCTGGCTCTGAGCCTGCTGACTGCATTACCTGCTTTCGCGGCTGATACCGCCGTTCCTGCTGCTATCGCCAACCATGAGGGGCCGGTGCGTATTGCGGTGATCCGTAACCTCGGTTCTGACGATAACACCACCCAGTTTGTAGCCGGAGCCATTCAGGAGGGGCGTAAGCTGGGCTTTAAAGTCAGCACCTTCCTCAGTAACGGCGATGATGCGCGCTTCCAGGATTTCGTTAATCAGGCCATCAGCCAGAAATATGACGGGATTATCCTGTCACACGGGAAAGACCCTTACTCCACCGCACTGGTAAAACGCATTACAGATGCGGGTATCAAAGTTTCCGTATTTGATACCCCGGTTAACCAGCCTGTCGACGGCGTTACCGTCACCGCGCAGGACGATGCTTCTCTGGCACAGCTCTCACTCGACCAGCTGGTGAAAGATACCAACGGTCATGCAAATATCGTCAAGCTGTGGGTTGCGGGCTTCCCGGCAATGGAACGTCGTCAGGTGGTGTATGAAAAAGTCCTGAAAGCGAACCCGGGCATTCACCAGCTGGAGTCAATTGGCGCCGTTTCCTCAGATGTGCAGGGTGATACGGCCAATAAAATTGGCGCCATTCTGGCGAAGTATCCAAAAGGTAAGATTGATGCCATCTGGGGCTCATGGGATGCTTTTGCCCAGGGTGCCTATAAAGCCTTGCAGGAAAACGGCCGCACCGAGATCAAGCTTTACAGTATCGACGTGTCTAACCAGGATTTGCAGCTGATGCACCAGAAGAACAGCCCATGGAAGCAGACCGTGGCTGTTGACAGCAAGCTGATTGGCGCAACAAACATGCGCCTGGTGGCGAACAAGATCGGCGGTGAAACCACCCCGGCAACCTATCAGTTTACCGCCTCAGCCATTTCTCAGCAGCAGCTGGCTGCGCAGACTGGCGCTGTCAACGTGGCAAATCTGAACAAAATTATCCCTGGCTGGGGTACATCAAATGACTTCGTCGCACCGTGGTTCGCTACTCTGGAAGCGAAATACGCTAAACAGTAA
- a CDS encoding winged helix-turn-helix domain-containing protein encodes MDYFINQTIHFDSINGLLNLIGNDNSVVQLSRPGSRLLTELITHSGNTLTREELLRTVWEEHGLRPSGSNLSNHISLLRKVFSQLGVNQNIIITVPKQGFRFDAEVTLIRPSSGSSKATDRNSKNEKNNLPAIQLKSSHGRDTFKKNLIICLTIVITLLVIYFSLTTYVSHSKTPGTININSCHIIDLDSDSDRNREVKLKLLASLIKEKHINCKSNNSTVYFRFSNLFPIKDYDQSSVFLATCRKNKKNRLTHCESFLSTTIKKP; translated from the coding sequence ATGGACTATTTTATTAATCAGACCATCCATTTTGACTCCATAAATGGATTACTAAACCTTATCGGTAATGATAACTCTGTCGTACAACTTTCCAGGCCAGGCTCAAGACTATTAACTGAACTGATAACTCATTCCGGTAATACCTTAACGCGGGAAGAGTTACTCCGAACCGTATGGGAGGAGCATGGGCTCAGACCTTCGGGAAGTAATTTGAGTAACCACATTAGCCTGCTGAGAAAAGTTTTCTCACAGCTCGGTGTGAATCAGAACATCATTATTACTGTACCAAAACAGGGATTCCGCTTTGATGCAGAAGTAACGCTCATCAGACCCTCATCTGGTTCAAGTAAAGCGACCGATCGCAATAGTAAAAATGAAAAGAATAACCTCCCCGCAATTCAACTAAAATCCTCTCACGGCAGAGATACATTCAAAAAAAATCTCATTATCTGCCTGACTATCGTCATAACCTTACTGGTAATTTATTTTAGCTTAACGACTTACGTATCCCATTCAAAAACCCCTGGCACTATTAACATAAACTCATGTCATATAATTGATCTTGATAGTGACAGCGATAGAAATAGAGAGGTAAAACTTAAGCTATTAGCCTCCCTGATTAAAGAAAAACACATTAACTGTAAAAGTAATAACAGCACTGTTTACTTCAGGTTTTCTAACCTGTTCCCAATAAAGGATTACGATCAGAGCAGTGTTTTTCTTGCTACATGCAGAAAAAATAAAAAAAACAGACTCACCCACTGTGAGAGTTTCCTTTCAACCACTATAAAAAAACCATGA
- a CDS encoding helix-turn-helix transcriptional regulator — protein sequence MIFLAEESLSVANIHYLNRRMSMRPMCIFIIKNGSSETEENDATAPHISHYTPLYRNQSVESMLSVINEQMEQLNNMRNIMIQPCSTMTRSTNNLTRRETEILRYLARGISNGGVARFLQISEKTVSAHKRNIMSKLNMIRPAELNYWLIQEGWCESIRTVDQFH from the coding sequence ATGATTTTCCTGGCAGAAGAGTCGCTGTCAGTTGCTAATATACATTATTTGAATCGCCGTATGTCAATGCGCCCGATGTGTATATTTATCATCAAGAATGGCTCCTCTGAAACTGAGGAAAACGACGCCACAGCGCCACATATCAGCCACTATACCCCGCTCTACCGCAATCAGTCAGTGGAGAGCATGCTGTCAGTTATTAATGAGCAAATGGAACAGCTCAACAATATGCGTAATATTATGATTCAACCCTGTTCAACGATGACTCGTTCCACCAATAATCTGACCAGACGTGAAACTGAGATCCTCCGCTATCTGGCGCGTGGCATCAGCAATGGCGGCGTCGCTCGTTTCCTTCAGATTAGCGAGAAAACCGTTAGTGCGCATAAACGTAATATTATGTCAAAGCTCAATATGATCCGCCCTGCTGAACTTAACTACTGGTTAATTCAGGAAGGATGGTGTGAATCAATACGTACTGTCGATCAGTTCCATTAG